A stretch of the Peromyscus leucopus breed LL Stock chromosome 10, UCI_PerLeu_2.1, whole genome shotgun sequence genome encodes the following:
- the Bcl11a gene encoding B-cell lymphoma/leukemia 11A isoform X5, which yields MSAEYAPQGICKDEPSSYTCTTCKQPFTSAWFLLQHAQNTHGLRIYLESEHGSPLTPRVGIPSGLGAECPSQPPLHGIHIADNNPFNLLRIPGSVSREASGLTEGRFPPTPPLFSPPPRHHLDPHRIERLGAEEMALATHHPSAFDRVLRLNPMAMEPPAMDFSRRLRELAGNTSSPPLSPGRPSPMQRLLQPFQPGSKPPFLATPPLPPLQSAPPPSQPPVKSKSCEFCGKTFKFQSNLVVHRRSHTGEKPYKCNLCDHACTQASKLKRHMKTHMHKSSPMTVKSDDGLSTASSPEPGTSDLVGSASSALKSVVAKFKSENDPNLIPENGDEEEEEDEEEEEEEEEEEEEELTESERVDYGFGLSLEAARHHENSSRGAVVGVGDEGRALPDVMQGMVLSSMQHFSEAFHQVLGEKHKRGHLAEAEGHRDTCDEDSVAGESDRIDDGTVNGRGCSPGESASGGLSKKLLLGSPSSLSPFSKRIKLEKEFDLPPAAMPNTENVYSQWLAGYAASRQLKDPFLSFGDSRQWPFASSSEHSSENGSLRFSTPPGELDGGISGRSGTGSGGSTPHISGPGPGRPSSKEGRRSDTCSSHTPIRRSTQRAQDVWQFSDGSSRALKF from the coding sequence GTAAAGATGAGCCCAGCAGCTACACATGTACAACTTGCAAACAGCCATTCACCAGTGCATGGTTTCTCTTGCAACACGCACAGAACACTCATGGATTAAGGATCTACTTAGAAAGCGAACATGGAAGTCCCCTGACCCCGCGGGTTGGTATCCCTTCGGGACTAGGTGCAGAATGTCCTTCCCAGCCACCTCTCCATGGGATTCATATTGCAGACAATAACCCCTTTAACCTGCTAAGAATACCAGGATCAGTATCGAGAGAGGCTTCCGGCCTGACAGAAGGGCGCTTTCCACCCACTCCCCCCCTGTTTAGCCCACCACCGAGACATCACTTGGACCCCCACCGCATAGAGCGCCTGGGGGCGGAAGAGATGGCCCTGGCCACCCATCACCCGAGTGCCTTTGACAGGGTGCTGCGGTTGAATCCAATGGCTATGGAGCCTCCCGCCATGGATTTCTCTAGGAGACTTAGAGAGCTGGCAGGGAACACGTCTAGCCCACCGCTGTCCCCAGGCCGGCCCAGCCCTATGCAAAGGTTACTGCAACCATTCCAGCCAGGTAGCAAGCCACCCTTCCTGGCGAcgccccccctccctcctctgcaatctgcccctcctccctcccagcccccGGTCAAGTCCAAGTCATGTGAGTTCTGCGGCAAGACGTTCAAATTTCAGAGCAACCTGGTAGTGCACCGGCGCAGCCACACTGGTGAGAAGCCCTACAAGTGCAACCTGTGCGACCACGCGTGCACACAGGCCAGCAAGCTCAAGCGCCACatgaagacacacatgcacaagtcgTCCCCCATGACAGTCAAGTCCGACGACGGCCTTTCCACCGCCAGCTCCCCGGAACCTGGCACCAGCGACCTGGTGGGCAGCGCCAGCAGTGCGCTCAAGTCAGTGGTGGCCAAGTTCAAGAGCGAGAACGACCCCAACCTGATCCCAGAGAAcggggatgaggaggaagaggaggacgaggaggaagaggaagaagaggaggaagaggaggaggaggagctgacgGAGAGCGAGAGGGTGGACTACGGCTTTGGGCTGAGCCTGGAGGCTGCGCGCCACCATGAGAACAGCTCTCGGGGCGCAGTGGTGGGCGTGGGCGACGAGGGTCGCGCCCTGCCCGACGTCATGCAGGGCATGGTGCTCAGCTCCATGCAGCACTTCAGCGAGGCCTTCCACCAGGTCCTGGGAGAGAAGCATAAGCGTGGCCACCTGGCCGAGGCCGAGGGCCACAGGGACACTTGCGATGAAGACTCGGTGGCCGGCGAGTCTGACCGCATAGACGATGGCACTGTTAACGGCCGCGGCTGCTCCCCCGGCGAATCGGCTTCGGGGGGTCTGTCCAAAAAGCTGCTGCTGGGTAGCCCCAGCTCGCTGAGCCCCTTCTCCAAGCGCATCAAGCTGGAGAAGGAGTTTGACCTGCCCCCAGCCGCGATGCCCAACACTGAGAACGTGTACTCCCAGTGGCTCGCTGGCTATGCGGCCTCCAGGCAGCTCAAAGATCCCTTCCTTAGCTTCGGAGACTCCAGACAATGGCCTTTTGCCTCCTCGTCAGAGCACTCCTCGGAGAACGGGAGCTTGCGCTTCTCCACACCGCCCGGGGAGCTGGACGGAGGGATCTCGGGGCGCAGCGGCACGGGAAGTGGAGGGAGCACGCCCCATATTAGTGGTCCGGGCCCGGGCAGGCCCAGCTCAAAAGAGGGCAGACGCAGCGACACTT